The Cetobacterium sp. 8H DNA window TAATACTCTAGTTGATGGTCTATTAATTCCCTCATCTATCACATATATTCTATTATTTTTTACTGCATCTATATCTTGCCACTCCACTCTTGTTTTTATGTCTTCAACCAATTCTTTTTTATCTTCTCCAATAAATATTACCTCTGGATTCTTTTCTATTAATTTTTCTAAAGATGGTGTTATCCACCCTACCTCTTCAGAAAAAATATTTTTTCCACCTGCAACTTCTATCATACTGTTTATAAATGTTTTTCCACCTGTTGTATATATTGGTTCTGGCATTATTTCAAAATATACTCTTTTTCTATTTTGAATTTTTGAAGTCATACTTTTTATTAAATTTAACTTTTCAGTATATCTTTTTTTTAAAACTGCTGCTTTTTCTGGCTCATTTAATAACTTTCCCATCTGGTCTATCGAATTATTAACATCCTCTAAATTTATAGATGTACTTACTACAAAAATAGGTACTTCTAACTCTTCAAATATTTTTAAACTGTCCGCTCCTTTAGATAGATTATGAGAAGATGTAATCACTAAATCTGGAGCTAATTCAATTATTTTTTCTTCATTTAAAGTATTTGTATTTAAAACTCCTAAACCTTTTAATTCTTTTGATATCTTCTCTGAGTAGATATCTACCCCTACTATTTTATTAATCAGACCCATATCTATTATCAACTCTGTATTTGATGGGACTGTAGATACTATTCTTTCTACTTTTAATGGAATTTCTACTTCTCTTCCTAAGCCATCAAGCACAGTTTGTGAAAAAACTAAACTGAATAAACAAAAAAATAAACTTAATATTTTATACACTTTAACCCCCATTTTTTTAAACTTTTTATATTATTATAACATAATATGCCAAAAATATATCTGTACAAAAATAAAGAAGAGGATATCAATTTTCTGATATCCTCCTAATTTTTTTAATTAAAAATTATATTTAAATCCTGCATAGTAATTTCTCTCTGCAGCTGGATAATAACTATTTCCTTTTACTCCATATCCAACATATTCATAATATTTTTCATTAAATAGATTATTAATTCCACCGTTTATTACTAATCCATTTCCAAAATTATAGTTTAAAGATATTCCACTTAAAATATAATCATCAACTTTTTCACCTTTATTTTCCTCATCACTGTTAGCATACATTTTACCATAATATTCCCAAGAGTTATTGAATGTCAATTTATCTGTCATTCTATAGTTCAAGTTTAATACCGCTTTAACTTTAGGCACTCCCGGAATCTCTTTCCCCTCTTTAAATTCTGTTTCCATATATGTTAATGATTCAGAAATTGTCAGCTTATCAAAATAATGCTCTAAAGATATTTCAGCACCTTTTCTTTTAGTTGTCCCATCATAATTTCTATTTTTCTTGTCTCCTGAATCAGTTAATCCGTAGAAAATTTCATTCTCTGTTTCTATATAAAAAATTGACCCCGATGCATATGTATTTCCTATAAAATCTTTTATACCTAATTCATAAGTTTCTGAAGTTTGTGATTTAAAATCATTGTTTGAATCCCAAAAAGCTAACTCATCTGTATTTGGAGTTCTAAATCCTTTAGTGTAACTTAGATATGTTGATCCACTCTCAGAGTATAGATAACTTGCTGTTAATTCTAATGCATCCTCTTTAAATTTTTTATTTCCACCAATTTTACTATCTTTGTATTCTACATTTTGTCTTCTATATCCTTGAGTTAATTTCAAATTATCTTTTTTGTAACTATTTATTAAGTATCCACCCAATGAGTTTTTATCTAATTTACTTCCTTTTCTTATTTCTGTTTCACCGTCGTAATAATCTGTTCCTAAAACTAGATAGCTTTCATCTGTATATTTATACTTCATCTGAGGTTTTACATAACCTATCTTTGTTTTATAATCTCTAGTTTTTGAATAATAATTTTCATCTGTATATGTACCTAGCAGTTTGAACTCTAAGTCTGAATTTATATTATAAACATAATCTCCCGAAAAATTATTCTTTTCAGTTCTTCCATCAACTCTCCATACCGTTGAGTTAGATTGCTCTCTATCTTGATTTACTTCCTCTTTAGTTAAAGCTCCTGCAGATCTAAAATCTGTTTTTGAATAGTTATATTTTAAACCTAAATATCCTTTTTCTAAGTTGTATTTTGTTCTAAGACCAAAACTTTCTAAATTATCCTTTTGATAGTCTCTATAGGCATCTTTTTTTCTATCTAAATAATCAATTTCAACTAAAAGTTTTTCACCTATTTTAGTTCCATATCCTATCTCTTTTTTAAACATTCCATAAGATCCTACTTCTAATCCTACATTTCCATAATTAGCCTTATTCAGTGGTGCTTTTGTTACTATATTTATAGTTCCACCTATTGCTCCATCACCATATAAAACTGAACCTCCAGACGGAATCACCTCTATTCTTTCTATTGTATCCACTGGTATTTGGCTCGTCTTATATCCTGACATATCTATTGAATTTAATGGTGCTCCATCCAGTAAAACAATTACATTTGATTTAGATGTCGCTCCTTGCCCTCTTATGTCAAACTGGGCATCTGCTCCACCCATATCTCTTACTGTAACGCTAGAAACTAACTTCAGTGCTTCAGCTACCGTTTGAGCTCCTCTTTGAACGATCTCTTCTCCTGTTAGAACTGTTATGTTTTTAGGAATATCCGCTATTGTTGCCTCTGAATTCTCACTTGTTACAACACTTTCCTCTAATCTTATTACTTTTTCTTCTGCTGATGCAATAGTAGCTGCTAAAAATAGCCCCACCATTAAAAATCTTTTGTTCATTAATCCTCCCATTTCTGTCTCTCGCAGTTTTGTTTTTATGGCAGGTATCCTGACTCAACTTCATCCTCTAATATCCCTTCCCAAGTTTCCTCAGTGGTTTTGATATTATCGTCCATTTTACAGTGGCGTGACCGTTTAAGATTTTCACTTAATTCCCTTTTTATTGAAATTTCCAAACCATAACGACTAATTATACTACAAAACATACTTTTTTAAAAGTTATATATAGCTAGTTAGTATATTTTATTTTAATTAATATTGTTATTATGATTTTTATAAAGTATAATAAAATCATTCTTAAATCTAAAAGGAGATGTTATGGGAAACTATTTTTATGTTTTTGAAACTAGGTTTGGTCTGTTAAAAATTGAAAGTAATGATGAATATGTTACGGCTATTGAATTTAATAATCCAATATCAAATAATCAATATCAACTGAATGATACTATAAAATCTGCTTTTCTTGAATTGAATGAATTCTTTGAAGGCAAAAGAAAATCTTTCTCATTTCCTATAAAATTAAACGGTACAGAGTTTCAAAAAAGTGTATGGAATGAGCTTATGAAAATTCCTTATGGCGAAACTAGAACTTACAAAGAAATAGCTATAAGCATTGGAAATCCAAAAGCTTGTAGAGCTGTTGGCTTAGCAAATAATAAAAATCCACTTCCTATAGTTGTTCCTTGCCATAGAGTTATAGGTTCTAAAGGAGCTCTTACAGGCTACGCTTATGGTTTAAATATGAAAGAAACTCTTTTAAAATTAGAAAAAGGTATGAAATAAATCATACCTTTTTCTAATTATGCTTCCATGAATTTTTTTACTAATATTTTATCCATCACATATGACGTTGTTAAATTTGCAATAAAGCCTGGTAACAATTCATACATATATGCATCTAACCCTAATATTTTCCAGAATAAAAACACCAATGTCCCCACTACTATTCCTGATAAAATACTTTTTGCTTGAATATTTTTTACATATAAAACCAATATTATTGCTGGACCAAATATTGTTCCAAAACCACCCCACGCATAGGCTACTAATGAAAGTATTTTTGAATTTTGATTTAAAGCAAACAGAAGTGCTAAAAATGCTATTACTATAATACAAGCTCTTCCTACCCACATAATCTCTTTGTCGGTAGCATCCTTTTTTATATATCTATAAAAATCCTCTGTTAAAGTTGTTGATGAAACCAGAAGCTGAGAATCTATTGTTGACATAATTGCCGATAAAATAGCCGCTAACATAATCCCAACGATCCATGGATTGAATAATCTTTTAATCATGAATATAAATATTTTTTCTGCATCTCCCCCTAGAGATGAAATATTGCTAAATATTGGGATTCCTAAAAGCCCTATTGAAATAGCTCCTATCAGAGAAATAATTACCCAAACCATAGCAATTCTTCTAGATTTTTTAAGCTCTTTCACATCTTTTATACTCATAAATCTAACTAAAATATGTGGTTGCCCAAAATATCCAAGTCCCCAAGCTAGAGATGATAAAATACTTAAAATTCCTATTTTTTCATTTCCTGATTTAAAGATACTCAATGAAATCTCCTTTAACTCTATAGCATTTCTCACATTTTCAACACTTCCAATTTCTAAAAAAGCCATTACTGGAACCGCTATTATCGCTACAAACATTAATGCTCCTTGAAAAAAGTCTGTCCAACAAGAAGCTAAATAACCACCTAAAAAAGTATATACAACAATTGTTAGAGCGCCAATAATCACTGCAACTTTATATTCTATTCCTAAAATTGTTTCAAAAAGTTTTCCTGCTGCAACAAGACCTGAAGATGAATAAATTGTGAAGAAAAATAGTGTTCCAAAAGCTAAAAAGTTTCTAATTAGTCCACTTTTATCATTTAATTTTTTTTCTAAAAATGTTGGTAATGTAAGTGCATCCTCAACCTCTGTCTCCACTCTCAATTTTGGAGCTATATATTTCCAATTTAAATACGTCCCTGTAGTTAAACCAATCACTACCCAAATCTGGCTAAACCCTGATAAATAGACAGCTCCAGGTAATCCCATCAATAGCCACCCACTCATGTCACTAGCTTGAGCTGAAAGTGCTGTAACCCAGCTTCCCACACCCCTTCCACCTATCAAATACTCTTCCGAATTAGTTGTTTTTCCATAAAAATAAACCCCTACACCTATTAAAAATACCAAATAAGCTCCAAAAGTTATAAAAGTTTCTAATCCTATCATTTTCGACTCCTCCCTTTTTTTATTAAATAAAAAAGACCACCTAAGTACAATTGTACCTAGGTGGTCTCATTTAAAAGAATTCTATATAAAATTTCTTTCAAATTATCTCCCTTAGATACAGATCCAAATTTGTAACACAAAATGGATCTGTACCTAAACATTTACTAATGTTTAAAACACAAATCCCTATCTAGGGGGGATGGGTTGTCTATTTACATTATTTGAAATAACTTGATCTTTTTTCATAGAACTCTCCTTTATTTTTTATTTCTGTTATAATAACATACTAATGTTTCAAAGTCAATTTTAAATAATTTTTAATTGAATAGTGGTTTTACAACTTCTATCCAAGCTTTTATTCTATCTGGTGTTTCATTGTCTTGATTGCTTTCATCTAAAGCTAATCCTACAAATTTATCATCAATTACAGATTCAGTCTCTTCATACTTATATCCTTCAGTTGAAGTAAATCCTACTACTTTAGCTCCTCTTTCTGTCACTGCATCATATAACTTTCTCATAGCACCAACATATGATTCACCGAAAGCAAATTGGTTACCAACACCTACTATTCCAACTACTTTACCAGTAAAATCTAGTCCTTTAAATTCATCAAATACATTTTCCCAATCTTTTTGTAATTCTCCTACACCATAAGTTGGAGAAACTAGAATCAGATTTTCTAAATCTTTCATTTCAGATATACCTTCCGCTACATCGTATACTTGACTATCTTCTCCTCTTAAATAAAACTCTATTTCATCAACGATTCCCGCTGTTATTCCTGACGTTGTTCCGTAAAATATTCCTATTTTTTTCATAATTAATTTCCGCCTCCATTTTTTAAATCACATATATCCTTAATAACTTCACTAGCTATTATTAGTCCTGCAACTGAAGGAACAAAAGATATACTTCCTACATTATTCTGTTTCTCTCTATTATTTTCTGATTTTTTTGGTTTAATAGGTAACTCTCTTGAATAAATAACTTTCAATTTATTTATTCTTCTTTTTTTCAACTCTTGTCTCATTACCTTAGCTAAAGGACAAACCGATGTTTTAGTTATATCCGCTATTTCTAGCATTGCAGGATTTATTTTATTTCCTGTTCCCATCGATGAAATTATTGGTATTTTTAACTCTTTGGCTATTGAAATTAAATCCAACTTAGCCGTGACTATATCTATTGCGTCCACTATATAATCATACTTTTTCTCTAAAGAGAAAAACATCTCTTTTTTATCTAGGAAAAATTTTTCCTTATATGCATTTATTTTTAAATTAGGATTTATTGATAAAGCTCTTTCTTTAATAACTTCAACTTTATCCTTTCCTATAGTGTTTTGAGTAGCAATTATTTGTCTATTCAAATTAGTTATATCTACAGTGTCAAAATCTACAACTGTCAACTCCCCAACTCCTGCTCTTACTAAAGCTTCTACTGCAAATCCGCCCACTCCACCTACTCCAAATACTATTACATGAGACTTCTTCAACTTTATTAAGTTTTCCTCTCCAATTAATAGTTCTGTTCTTTGAAAAATCATTATATCAACCTCATTATATTCTTTACTAACTACATAAAGATTATATACTAATAAACTATAAATTACAAGTTTTTTTAACTCTTTCTACCTCTTCTTTTAATAAAAAAAGCAACTAGAATCTTTTAAATTCTAGTTGCTTTTTATCATACCTTTTTTATAACATTCTAAAAGTTTTTTTAACTCTTTAACTTGGCTTTCTAACTCTTTGCCAATGTCTGTATCTCTAACTTTTAATTTGATCTCTCTATAATCAACTATTTCATTTGTTGATTTTATATCTAAGCATTTTTCAATAGTATTCTTTAAGTTTTCAAATGGCTCATGACAAACCAATCTTTTTCCACGAGAGTTAAAAATCAGAGTGTATCCTGCGATTCCTGTTGTATCTTGATATGCTCTAGAGAATCCTCCATCTATTAAAAGAAGTTTCCCCTCTCCTTTTATTGGACTTTCACCTTTTTTTACCTTTACAGGTACATGACCATTAATTATATGTGCATATCTATCTTTTATTCCAAATTCATTTAAAATTCTATTAGCTGCCTCTTTAGTATTTGAGAAATTATAATAGTAATCATATTTTTCCTCGTGAGTTTTTTTATCCTCTAAAAAATATCTCTCAAAGGTTTTCATTTTATCTTTTCCAAATAGAGAAGAATCTTTTCCACACCACAAATACCATATGAAATCTCTAGCTTGGATATTTTTATCATCGTAATATCCCTCTCTGCATAACTGATCACACTTTTCTAACAACCTTTTACCTGAATATTTTTTCCCAAAAATATCGACTTCTCTAAATCCACCTTTTTCATCTAATGGAATGCATCCATGAAATAATAAGTTTGAATTTCTTTTTAAATATACACTTCCTTTTTCTAAAAGAAACTTTATATGTTCTTGAAGCTTTTCACTGTTTCTAAAACTTCTCACGAGTCCATCTAAAATCTCTTTTTCTTTAAAAGTTAGTTCATATGGCTCTTCTTCTGATACTGTCGGAAAATAATTATCTAATAATGGATAATTTTCACCTTTTAACTCCACTCTATTATTTTTTAAGTCTAGTTTATTTAAAATTAATCTATCATCCATTTTAAACGTTGGATTTCTTTTTATAATCTCTCCCTCTAATTTAAACTGTATTATAGATATCGTTTTATGCATTTTAGAAACAAGTTCTAAATCTTTTTCATCAATTTTATTTTTAAGTTTTGGTTTAAATCTTTTACACTCATCTTGTCCGTATAGTTCCATAGCTAACGTTGCCAAAGGTAAAAGGTTTATTCCATAACCATCTTCCAAAATTTCTTTATTAGAATATCTCAAGCATATTCTAATAGCATTTGCTATACAAGCCTTTTGTCCACATGCGGCTCCTACCCATAGAATGTCATGATTCCCCCACTGAATATCAACATTATGATACCCCATCAATCTATCCATTATTTTATGAGGGTAAGGACCCCTATCATATATATCTCCTACAATATGTAGATTATCTATAACTAATCTCTGTATTAAGTTAGAAACGTTTATTATAAACTCTTTTCCTCTATTAATTTCAATTATTGTATTAATAATTCCTTCAACATAATCTTTTTTATTTTTCTCTTCTCCTCTTTCATATAAAAGCTCTTGAATAATGTATGAAAAATCCTTTGTCATAGCTTTTAAAACTTTAGATCTTGTATACTTAGAAGATACTAATTGTAAAACTTTTAAGATTCTGTTTATTGTTTTCTTATACCACAGCTCCATATTTTCTTCTAAAGTTTCAATTATTTCAATCTTTTCTTTAGGATAGTATATAACTGTTGCCAATTGATTCTTTTCTTTTTCGAGTAAACTCTCTCCAAAAATAATCTCAATTTTTTCCTTTATCACTCCTGAACAATTTTTTAAAACATGATTAAAAGCTTCATACTCCCCATGAATGTCACTAATAAAATGTTCAGTTCCTTTAGGTAGTGATAAAATTGCCTCTAAATTTATTATCTCTGTTGCAGTTTCACCTATGCTTGGAAAATTTTTAGAAAGAAGTTTTAAATATTTTAAATCTTCTTCTTTAATATTCATTTAGATTCCTCTCTTCTTTAGTATTGCACTTTGTGCTGAAGCTACAATTGCTGTAGGCACTCTAAATGGTGAACAACTTACATAGTTAAATCCTAATTCATTGAAGTACTCTATACTCTTAGGGTCTCCACCGTGCTCTCCACAAACTCCTATTTTTATATTTGGTTTTACTGATTTTCCTAACTCTTTTGCTAAAACTATCAATTTCCCAACTCCACGAGTATCAATTGAATGGAACGGATCTCTTTTCATTATATTCTTTGCTTTATAGTGATCAATAAACTTTATTGAGTCATCTCTTGAAATTCCATAAGTCGTTTGAGTCAAATCATTTGTTCCGAAAGAGAAGAAAGCACTTTCTTCAGCAATCTCATTAGCAATCAGACAAGCTCTCGGAAGCTCCATCATCGTTCCTAATTTATATTCTACACTATCATCATATCTATCAAAAACAGTTTGAATAGTCTCTAATATTTTTTCTTTTATATATTTAAACTCACTGATTCCACCAATAAAAGGAATCATAATCTCTATTTCACACTCTATTCCTTCTTGTTTAGATTCAATTGCAGATTCAATTATTGCTCTTGCTTGCATCTCGTATATCTCTGGGAATGTTATTGCCAATCTACACCCTCTATGTCCTAGCATTGGGTTTTCTTCTTTTAGCTCTTTTATTCTATCTGATATCTCTTTAGGACATCTATTTAAAAGTGTAGCTAATTTTTCTACATCCTTTTCTGTTTTAGGTAAAAACTCATGGAATGGAGGATCTAATAGTCTTATATTCATAGGAAGTCCACCCATTTTTAAAAGCATACTTTTAAAATCTATCTTTTGAAGCTCTAACAATTTCGTTAATGCTAAGTCTCTTTCCTCTTTTGTAGATGCTATTATCATTTCTCTTACATTCCAGATTTTTTCATCTTCAAAGAACATGTGCTCTGTTCTACAAAGACCTACACCTTCAGCTCCAAAATTTCTTCCTACTACCACATCTTTTGGAGTATCTGCATTCATTCTAACCTCTAGTGTTTTAAACTCCTTACACCACTCTAAGAACTCTTTTAAATCTCCATTTATTTCTCCAGATTTTAATTTTATTGCATCTTTATAAATTTCTCCATTATATCCATTGATAGAGATGATATCCCCTTCTTTTATAACTTCTCCATTTATTGTAAAGAACTCTTCACTTTTATCTATTTTTATCTCTTCACAACCAGTTATACAACACTTACCCATACCTCTAGCTACTACTGCTCCGTGAGATGTTGCTCCTCCCTTAACAGTAACAATTCCTTTAGCTAAACTCATACCTTTGATATCTTCCGGCGAAGTCTCCACTCTTACTAAAATTACAGATTCTCCCTCTTTTATTTTTTCTGAGGAAAGAACTACTTTTCCTACTGCTACTCCCGCTGAACCTGGTAGTCCTTTCCCTAGTAACTTTTTTCCTGCAATATCACTCTCCTCAAATGTTCCATTAAAAATTTGAGGTAAAAGTTCTGTATCCACCATCAATATTGCATCTTCTTTTGAAATTAACCCTTCATTTACCATATCTATAGCTATCTTTACAGATGCATGAGGACTTCTTTTTCCATTTCTAGTTTGAAGTATGAATAACTTTCCATCTTCTATTGTAAACTCTATATCTTGCATATCTCCATAGTGTTTTTCTAAAACATTTGCAATTCTTACAAATTCATCATATATATTAGGAAGTTGCTCTTTCATTGACATAAGAGGCTCAGGAGTTCTGATTCCTGCTACGATATCTTCTCCTTGAGCTTCTAATAAATATTCACCGAATATAATATTTTCACCTGTAGATGGATTTCTTGTAAAGGCAACTCCAGTTCCTGAAAGTTCGTTGAAGTTTCCAAAAACCATCTCTTGTACAACTACTCCTGTTCCCATCTCTTCACTTATTCCGTGTATCTGTCTATATATTTTTGCTCTTTCATTGTTCCATGATCTAAAAATTGACTCTATTGCCATAACAACTTGTTTTTCTGGATCATTTGGAAAATCTTCTCCTGTTTCAATTTTATATAAATTTTTATAACATTCTATAATCTCTTTATAAGATCTATCTTTCATCTCATTTTTTAAAGAGTAAAACTTTTCTTTTTCTACTTCTTTTACAATTTCAGAAAACATCTCTATAAATCTAATATATATCTCATAAGCAAATTTTTCGTTACCAATCTTTTTTATTAAATTTTCTACAGTTGCATCATTTAATCCAAGATTTAAAATTGTATCCATCATTCCTGGCATAGATACTGGGGCTCCTGACCTTACTGAAACCAATAAAGGATTTTCACCAGCAAAAGTTTTTCCAGTTTGATTTTCAAGATTTTTTATTCCTTCAGATATCTCTTTTAACATTTCATCAGTTAATATATTTTCATTTTTGAAATAATTTTTACAAGCTGTTGTTGTTGCTATAAGTCCATTTGGAATTGGCAATCCTATTCTTTGCATCTCAACAAGATTAGCACCTTTTCCTCCTAAAACCATTTTATTTAAACCATAACTTTCATTGAATAAATATACATTTTTCATTTTTTACCCCTGCTTTCTTAATCTTTTTTATCTTTATTTTTATTCTCTAAAATTTCAAGTAGCAATTTACTAACGTTCGTCTTAGTAAATCTCCCAACTACTTTATTAACCTCTTTACCGTTTCTCTCCATAACTCTTACAACAGGAACTGAATCTATTTCATGTTCAATAATCTTTTTAACACACTCTTCTATTGTTTCATCCTCTGTCGAAAAAACTATATTTGGCATTCTTGTCATTATTAAGTTTATCGGTATTTGTTCAATATCTCTTTTTCCGATCGCTATTCTAAGAAGATCTTTTCTAGAAACTATTCCTGATAGATTTCCATCTTTTGTTATAAAAATTGTTCCAATGTCTTTTTCAAACATAAGTAAAACTGTTTTATAAACTGAATAACTTTCATCTATTGTTATAGGTACCCCCATTATATGTTTAACCAACGTCTTATTAGTTGTTTCTACAAAAGCTTCATTATATGTGTATCCTACCTTTTGTTTTGATTTTATAAGAGACATCTTTTTTAATATAGAAAAATCTGTTCTTAGCGCTGATCTTGTTATATATATCATTTTTGCTATGTCATCACCTTTTATCGGTCCATGCTTTTTTATTATTTCAACTATTTCTTTCTGCCTATCTGTTAATCTCATATTAACTCCTTTTTAAGTGGTGTACACTTTAAATATGTATTGCATTCATTTTTATTAAACAAATAATAGCATCTAAGATATCAAATTGCAACAATTATATAAAATGTACATTATATTTTTTAAATAAGACTTTACACAAACAATGTTTAAATCCTTTGGTATGGCTTTTTTTTTACTTTTTATGTATAATATTTCTTAGGTGATTAATTATGTTAAAAGAAAAAATTATAAAAGAATTAAATAACTTTAAAAATGAAAATAGATTTAGAATTTTAAAAACCATCAACAGTAATTCAATCAATCTATCGTCTAACGATTATATTGGATTGGGTAATGATTCTGATCTTATTCAAGATTTCTATAAAAATTATACACATTTACCTCTTAGTTCTAGTTCTTCTAGACTTATAAGCGGGACTTACCCACTTATTGATAAATTAGAACGTAACCTTGAAAATATCTATAAAAAACCCGCTCTTTTTTTTAATAGCGGCTTTGACTGTAATTGCTGTGTCATTGAGACATTTTGTGATAGTAATACCCTTGTTATCAGTGATAAATTAAATCATGCTAGCATACATGATGGGATAATACATAGTGGTGCTACCCTTTTAAGATATAGACATCTTGACTTAGAACACCTGCGTAAGATTTTAAAAAATAATTCAAACAAATATGAGACAATTTTAGTTATTTCTGAAACAATCTACAGTATGGATGGGGATTGTGTTGATTTAAAAAAACTTATCGATCTAAAAAAAGAATTTAATTTTTTACTTATGATTGATGAGGCACACTCTTTTGCGGTACATTCTTTTGGTATGTGCTATGAAATGGATTGTTTAGAGTTTGTGGATTTCCTTACTATTCCTCTTGGAAAAGGTGGTGGATCAACAGGTTCTTACTTAATTTGTGATCAAATATATAAAGACTATATAATCAACAAAGGAAGAAAATTTATATATACGACAGCCTTACCACCTGTTAATATAGCTTGGAATCTTTTTATTCTTGAAAAAATGGAAAGTTTTTCTGATAAAAGGCTCAAACTTAAAGAACTTACTACTGTTTCTCATAAACTAATAAAAAAATATAATATGGAAACTTTATCTACAACTCATATTATTTCTATAATAATTGGGAATAATTCTAAACTTGATCATATTGTAGAATATTTAAGTTCTAAAAATTATTTTATATATGGTGTTAAAGAACCTACTGTTCCTAAAGGAACGTCTCGAATACGAATCGGTCTTTCACCAAATCTTT harbors:
- a CDS encoding ABC transporter substrate-binding protein — encoded protein: MYKILSLFFCLFSLVFSQTVLDGLGREVEIPLKVERIVSTVPSNTELIIDMGLINKIVGVDIYSEKISKELKGLGVLNTNTLNEEKIIELAPDLVITSSHNLSKGADSLKIFEELEVPIFVVSTSINLEDVNNSIDQMGKLLNEPEKAAVLKKRYTEKLNLIKSMTSKIQNRKRVYFEIMPEPIYTTGGKTFINSMIEVAGGKNIFSEEVGWITPSLEKLIEKNPEVIFIGEDKKELVEDIKTRVEWQDIDAVKNNRIYVIDEGINRPSTRVLIALEQMQKLLEER
- a CDS encoding TonB-dependent receptor; this translates as MNKRFLMVGLFLAATIASAEEKVIRLEESVVTSENSEATIADIPKNITVLTGEEIVQRGAQTVAEALKLVSSVTVRDMGGADAQFDIRGQGATSKSNVIVLLDGAPLNSIDMSGYKTSQIPVDTIERIEVIPSGGSVLYGDGAIGGTINIVTKAPLNKANYGNVGLEVGSYGMFKKEIGYGTKIGEKLLVEIDYLDRKKDAYRDYQKDNLESFGLRTKYNLEKGYLGLKYNYSKTDFRSAGALTKEEVNQDREQSNSTVWRVDGRTEKNNFSGDYVYNINSDLEFKLLGTYTDENYYSKTRDYKTKIGYVKPQMKYKYTDESYLVLGTDYYDGETEIRKGSKLDKNSLGGYLINSYKKDNLKLTQGYRRQNVEYKDSKIGGNKKFKEDALELTASYLYSESGSTYLSYTKGFRTPNTDELAFWDSNNDFKSQTSETYELGIKDFIGNTYASGSIFYIETENEIFYGLTDSGDKKNRNYDGTTKRKGAEISLEHYFDKLTISESLTYMETEFKEGKEIPGVPKVKAVLNLNYRMTDKLTFNNSWEYYGKMYANSDEENKGEKVDDYILSGISLNYNFGNGLVINGGINNLFNEKYYEYVGYGVKGNSYYPAAERNYYAGFKYNF
- a CDS encoding methylated-DNA--[protein]-cysteine S-methyltransferase; protein product: MGNYFYVFETRFGLLKIESNDEYVTAIEFNNPISNNQYQLNDTIKSAFLELNEFFEGKRKSFSFPIKLNGTEFQKSVWNELMKIPYGETRTYKEIAISIGNPKACRAVGLANNKNPLPIVVPCHRVIGSKGALTGYAYGLNMKETLLKLEKGMK
- the putP gene encoding sodium/proline symporter PutP, giving the protein MIGLETFITFGAYLVFLIGVGVYFYGKTTNSEEYLIGGRGVGSWVTALSAQASDMSGWLLMGLPGAVYLSGFSQIWVVIGLTTGTYLNWKYIAPKLRVETEVEDALTLPTFLEKKLNDKSGLIRNFLAFGTLFFFTIYSSSGLVAAGKLFETILGIEYKVAVIIGALTIVVYTFLGGYLASCWTDFFQGALMFVAIIAVPVMAFLEIGSVENVRNAIELKEISLSIFKSGNEKIGILSILSSLAWGLGYFGQPHILVRFMSIKDVKELKKSRRIAMVWVIISLIGAISIGLLGIPIFSNISSLGGDAEKIFIFMIKRLFNPWIVGIMLAAILSAIMSTIDSQLLVSSTTLTEDFYRYIKKDATDKEIMWVGRACIIVIAFLALLFALNQNSKILSLVAYAWGGFGTIFGPAIILVLYVKNIQAKSILSGIVVGTLVFLFWKILGLDAYMYELLPGFIANLTTSYVMDKILVKKFMEA
- a CDS encoding flavodoxin; this translates as MKKIGIFYGTTSGITAGIVDEIEFYLRGEDSQVYDVAEGISEMKDLENLILVSPTYGVGELQKDWENVFDEFKGLDFTGKVVGIVGVGNQFAFGESYVGAMRKLYDAVTERGAKVVGFTSTEGYKYEETESVIDDKFVGLALDESNQDNETPDRIKAWIEVVKPLFN
- a CDS encoding ThiF family adenylyltransferase produces the protein MIFQRTELLIGEENLIKLKKSHVIVFGVGGVGGFAVEALVRAGVGELTVVDFDTVDITNLNRQIIATQNTIGKDKVEVIKERALSINPNLKINAYKEKFFLDKKEMFFSLEKKYDYIVDAIDIVTAKLDLISIAKELKIPIISSMGTGNKINPAMLEIADITKTSVCPLAKVMRQELKKRRINKLKVIYSRELPIKPKKSENNREKQNNVGSISFVPSVAGLIIASEVIKDICDLKNGGGN